From a region of the Pirellulales bacterium genome:
- a CDS encoding Uma2 family endonuclease, which produces MATISTDVLTPSSLLPVSRLFTAADLAAMPEELPSGPVDFELYQGRLIPMSPPGRRHSNLQARISKALISQGEEQGHGEAYTEVGVLLSRRPDSVVGPDAAFVCKRSLPARESPEGYLETIPELVVEIRSKNDTKAYLDRKAADFLQAGAQLVWIVDPDTNTVVEHRPNAAPKNLTTADTLTCDAIIPDFRLPLAELFKE; this is translated from the coding sequence ATGGCCACCATTTCCACTGATGTTTTGACTCCGTCCTCACTGTTGCCGGTGTCGCGCCTCTTTACCGCTGCCGATCTGGCGGCAATGCCGGAAGAACTTCCCTCCGGCCCAGTCGATTTTGAGCTTTATCAAGGGAGATTGATCCCCATGTCTCCACCGGGCAGGCGTCACAGTAATTTACAAGCGCGAATTTCTAAAGCTCTTATTTCACAAGGCGAAGAGCAAGGACACGGCGAAGCGTACACCGAAGTTGGCGTCTTGCTTTCACGCCGGCCAGATAGTGTTGTGGGTCCGGATGCTGCCTTCGTTTGCAAACGGTCCCTGCCCGCGCGCGAATCACCGGAAGGTTATTTGGAAACCATTCCCGAGTTGGTCGTGGAAATTCGCAGCAAGAACGACACCAAGGCGTATCTCGATCGCAAAGCGGCCGATTTTCTCCAAGCCGGCGCCCAATTGGTGTGGATTGTCGATCCCGACACCAACACCGTCGTCGAGCATCGCCCAAACGCCGCGCCAAAAAATCTCACCACCGCCGACACACTCACCTGCGACGCCATCATCCCCGACTTCCGCCTCCCGCTAGCGGAATTGTTTAAGGAATGA